The segment CAGCCCGGAGTTGCGCGGCAACCAGCGCGCGGCCGTGAACTGCCGATCCGGGCCGACGTTTTCGCGAAAACGCGCGGGGAAATTCGCGTTGTAGAAAATTTTCCACGAGGCGCCTCGGCGGTCGAGGTCGGCGATGCGGTTGGCGGCGAGATTGGTGACGTCGATCTCGAGGGCGTTTTCGTCGCGCCATTCGTTCGCCGGGATCACGACTCGCCACGGCGGCTGAATCAGGACGCCGAGTTCGCGGCCATTCAGCGTCACGCGCGCGCTGTCGCCGACGGTGCCGAGATCGAGCTCCCACGCCGGCGCGTCGCCCGAGGGACGCGCGAAGCGCCGCGTGTAGACGGCAGTGCCGGAGAACGCTCGGCCGGCCTCGCCGGCAAAGTCGGTCCACGAGGTGAGCGCGTGAAGTTGCGCGGCGGCGGGAAGCGCGGGGCCGCCGGCCGTGAACGTCACTGACCAGTCGCCGGTGAGCAGGTGCGGTTCGCCGGCGCGCTGCCAGTAGTGCCAGGCGGGACCGGCGACGGGTGTGGCGTGGAGCTGAACGACGCAGGATTCGCCGGGTGCGAGTTGGAGGTAGATTTCAGTGGGAGCGCGGGAGGCTCGCGCGCCGTCTGAATGAGCGGGCGGGATGCTCGCGCTCCCAGTCGGACCGGACGAGTGGATCGCCGCGAGGCCGGCGTTGCCGGTCATGGGGTCGAAGAGCGCGGCCGCGGCGGCGGGTGATTGCAGCGGGATCCAGCGGTCGATCGGTTGGTTGCTACGGTTGACGAGGAAATAGAGCGCGCCGGCGTCGGTCCGACGGCGGACGAATTCGAGTCCGAACGGGCGAAGTGATTCACGCGCGATCCCGGGACAACGATCGAGCAATTCGCGAATGCCCGGGCCGAGCAGGAACTGGCCGCCGTCCAGCTTGGCCGCGCTGAGGACGTCGCTGGGTGCGAGCTGGGTTTGAATCTTCTGCAGGAGTTGCTCGAAACGTCCCGACGCGTTGAGCCCCGCCAACCCGGGCGCGCTGCGGGGAAGATGATCGACGAAGAGAATGGTCGCGCCCTGCGCAGCGAGTTCCACCAGGCGCGCCAGCGTCGCCTCGGGCATGAACGTGGTTTGCGGCACCACGATCGCGCGGTCGGGCGTGATCTTTTGCAGTTGCCGATCGGACACATAGTCGAAACCGACACCGGCTTCGTGCAGCGCGGCGGCGGTGGCGGCGAGCGAACCGGACGGATCGCGGCCGCCGTGGCCGAAGTGCGGCATCCGGCCATTGCCGCGTTCCGCCCAGCGGTCGTGGATATTATAATAGAGCAGGACGTCCTCGTCCGGCGTGCCGGACTGCAGGAACGATTGCGCGCGGGCGACGTAGGCGTTGAGCGCGGTGAAATCGCGCCAGAACGGGTTCAGCGGATTCAGTTCGACTGACGCGTAGAAATTGAACCCGGGCCACGCGGCGTCGAGCGGTGAGAGCGCGGTGCCGTGGTAGCAAACGTGATTGATGCCGGCCAACAGGAATTCGTCGGTATTCTGCTTCAGTTCGGCGAGCGTGGTGAGGAAGTGCTCGTTGAGCCACGTGGCGGTTTCGGCCGACGCGAGCGGCTTGCCGCTGACGTGCGCGGCGGAAGAGGCGAGCTTCATAGCCAGGAAGCCGTTGCCCTCCTGCTCGGGAATGTCGCTCGCGGCGTAGAGATCGAGGATGTTCGCCGGCGAGTTGTGCGCCTGGTTGCGGATCAACGCCCCGTGCTGGTGCGCCCACTCGCGCCACGGATTCGTGAATTCGTCGAGGAGCAGGTCGGAGATCGTTTCGCGGTAGTCGCTGCGCACGCGCGCGCTGAAGTCGTTCTCGGTGGTGGCGAGCAGCTCCGGCAGGTGCGCGCGTAGGTCGTAGCCGCGGCGTTTTTGGAATTCCTCCAGAAAACGCGGCGTCCAGTTCGCTTCGCCGTCGGCGTCGTCGACCTCGTAGGAATCGTTGAAGAACGCGCGCAGCCGTGGCGCCGAATCCGCACCGGCCGCGGAAGGAAGGTCACTTAACAGGTGACCTTCGGCGAATGCGGCGTCGAAGCGGGCGAGGTAGGCGCGCAGCGCGGTAGAGGAGAAGTGATCGAGCGCGAAGCCCTCGCCGCCGGGGGCGGCGCGCTCGACCATCTTGCCGTGCGGACCTGCGAACAGCGCGTAGAGCGTCCACGTGCCCGCGTCGGCGGGCGCGGTCCAGTCGAGCGAGCCGTCGGCGCGGACGCGTGAGGTGAGGTCGAGCGGAGTGGGTGCGACGCCGGCGAGGGCGAGCGGGAAAGCCATGAGCGACACCAGCCGCATCGGTTTTGGAAACCGCACTTGATCGAGTGCGAGCTCCTGAAGGTTTGCGTTGGCGGTGATCGGCTCGCGTAGTTCCTCGAGCTTCACCGGCCGCGGACCGGCGACACGCACGAGCCCGGTGGCGGTGAGCCGGACAGGTTCGCCCAATCGTTCGCCGGGTTTTATTTCATAAACGCGATGCGCGAGCGTGTGGGCGACGTCTTCGGGCTGGAGCCACGGCCCGCCAAACGGCCAGCCGGTGCCGGTGGCGAGATCGATGCCCAGTCCGAGTCGGCGTGATTCGACGAGCGTGTGCCGCAGCAACTCCATCCAACGCGGTGAAAGAAACGGTACGAACCGATCCTCGTATCCGCGCACGCCATAGATCGGCGTGATCTCGAGGCCGCCAAGACCGGCGGCGGCGCAGGCTTCCAGTTGGGCAGTGACCGATTTTTCGTCGGCGATGTTGCCGAACCACCACCAGCGAGACCACGGCTTCGTCTCGCGGTGCACCTCGGGCCAGGCGAGCGGTTGCGCGGCGGCCGGCGGCGGAGCCGCCGGAGTCTCCGGCGCGGCCGCGGCGGACTCGAGCAGCGCTGGGGCGCCGAGGAGGATGGCGGCAAGGAAGCGACGGTGCATGGGGGAAAGACGGGGGACGGCGTCTCGGACGCGGGAGCGGCAGACGATCTGCAGCCGGGCACGTCGCGCAACTCGGCGTGCGTCGGACGGTCCACGGATGGCTCTCGTGCGAGCCGGGGCGACGGGCGCTCTTGAGGCTTTGGTCGCGACGAAGGGGCGTTGCCGCTCCAGGGCGCAGCAAGCCTGCGCCCCTCCGATTCACGGCGCGGACCGCGGCAACTATTCGGTGCCGCCGCGCAGCCATTTCGGCGCGGCGGCGAACCAAAGCACGGCGCCGACCAGCATCAGCGCCTTCATCGGGCCGTCGGCCAATGCGCCGGCGGCGAAGAGCACGGCGGGGCCTACGGTCAGCAACAGAGCGAACAAGGCGAGGAGACGCGCGATCTTCATGCTGAAATGGGACGAGGTTGGCGGAGCAGCGTCTTCGAGAACACCACATACAGGAGTCCGCAGGTGATCCACACCGGCACGGTCATGTAGGAGGCGAAGACGTGGTGGACCTTGTAGAAATAGAAGAAGGCGGCGACCGGAAGAATCCACGCCAGCAGCGCGGCCAGATTAAAGGAGGAGCGCGCTGCCTCGGCCCAGTCCCGCGTGATCCCGAGCCGCTTGGCGAAATAGTGATCGATGACGATGATGGCGCCGACGGGCGCGAGGACGGTGCCGTAGATGCCGACGAAATCGAGCAGCTTCATCGCGAAGGCGGGGAACAGGCCGGCGATCGTGGCGATGGCGCCGGCGATGATCGTGCCGGTGTTGCGCGAAATCTTCGGCAGCACGCCCTGGAAAGCGAGACCGGCGCGGTAGATCGTCGGGTTGGCGGTGGTCCAGCCGGCGATCACGACGCAGATCAGCCCGGCCCAGCCGGTCGCGGCGAACACCATCGGCCCCGGCGCGTTCGAGGCGCTGCTGCCGCGCTGCTGGAGCTCGAGCGCGAAGAGCAGTGAGGCGCAGATCCACGCGACGTAGTGACCGAGGAACATGCCGGCGCTGGCCGCCCAACCGGAGGAGGGCTTGCGGGCGTAACGCAGGATGGAGAGGTCGGACATGCCGAGGTGCATGGCGGCGTTGCAGAGCCACGCGAACAGCACGATGCCGACGAACCCGATGCGCGTTTGCCCGGCGATCGGCACGCCGGTCCAAATGGTGGAAACATCGAGCGAGCTGAGCTTCGGCAGCGTGGTCAATCCGCACGCCACGAAGACGAGGAACATCCAGGGGGCGGCGAGATGGCCGACGCGCGCGACGAAGCTGTAGCCGCGCACCGCGACGATCGTCTGCAGCGAACCGAGGATCACCACGAGCACGCACCAGGCGAGTCCCGTCGGCATCATGTCGGTGAACGCGGGCATCTTCACGCCGGGGAACGGCACGCCGACCGCCGTGGCGGACACGGTCACCATCGCGCCGGCGAGGAAACAGAAGAGCACGCCGTTCGCCACGTTGTAGAGGGAGACGAGCCGGCGGCCGCAAATTTTCTCGAGCTTGTAGTAAAGGGTCACGCGCAGGTCCGTGGCGATCGGAGCGGTCAGAAAACGCCACGTGAGCACCGCGAGGATGTTGCCCAGCAGCAGGCCGAGGATGACGTCGATGGCCGTGGCGCCCCACGCGATGAAGAGCGGCCCGAGCATGAACTCCGTGCCCGCGGTGTGTTCGCCGGCATACATGCCCCAGAACGACGTCGGCCCTTTCAGCGCCGAATCGGGGACGCGTTCGCGCTCGTATTCGTTGACCGCGGCGGGCGGGGTGGGGGTCGAAACATCAGCCATGGAGGGGCGGGGTTGGGGCGCAGGGCGAAAGCCACGACGCCGACTGGCCCCGTGATGCCACACAACCGGGGGAGGCTGTCAAACCCTACGCAAGTGTGGCCCGCGGAAATGATCGAATTCGATCAATTGAAGCCTGCCGTCGAGCGGCGCGCGCGGCGTGGACCGCGGAAACGTCCAGCCAAGTCGGACTGTCTGAGGCGCGCTCCGATTGTTGCGCTGTCCGTGACACCGCTACGTTGCAGTCATACTTCGCCCAACCACCCCTTCCGTCGTTGGCCCCGCGCGCGGCTGACTCGTCAAGCTTTCTTCCTTCACCCGTCGGTACGCGGCCTAACCCCTAGCAAACCCAACAAACACCATGACCACGAAAGTTCCTCCGCCGAATTCCGGAGTCCGATGCCTGCTGGCATCGATGCTGACCCTGTCGCTCACGTCGCTTGGTTTCGCGCAACAGACCCCACCGCCGCCGGCAACCGCGGCGCAGCCGGGGGACGATGATGTCATCGTGCTCTCGCCATTCGAGGTCGACGCCTCGAAGGACAAAGGCTACTACGCCGAGAACACCCTCGCCGGCAGCCGCATGAACACCAACATCGCGGACCTCGGTGCCTCGATCTCGGTGATCACGAAGCAGCAGATCGAGGACACGGCTTCGGTCGACATCAACGACGTGTTCCGTTACGAGATCAACACGGAGGGATCCTCCACCTACACGCCCGCGCAGCAGTCGATGCGGAGCGACGGCGTGATTGACGTGAACGCCGGCGTGACGCCGGGCAACAACGGCATCGCCTCGACCAATGCCACCGCCAACCGCATCCGCGGCTTGGGCACGCCCAGCACGGCGATCAACTTCTACCCGTCGATCTCGGCGGTGCCGATGGACGCCTACAACATCGACTCGCTGGAAATCAACCGCGGTCCGAATTCGATGCTCTTCGGCATGGGCAGCCCGGCCGGCATCGTGAATCTGAACTATGCCCGCGCGGTGCTGAACCGCGATTTCGCCCGCGTGCAGTTGCGCTTCGACGATCGCGAGTCCTATCGCGCCTCGCTCTCGTTCAACCAGGTGCTGTGGAAGGACAAGCTCGCCGTCCACGGCGCGCTGCTGTACGACGACCGGCAGTTCGAGCGCAAGCCGTCGTATGACATCACCCGCCGGCAATACGCCACGCTCACCTTCAAGCCGCTGGCGAAGACGACGATTCGCGCCAGCGTGGAAGGCTACTCCAACGACAGCCGGCGCCCGAACTCTCTCACGCCGCGCGATTTTGTGACGGAGTGGAAGAACGCCGGCAGCCCGATCTACGATTCCGTGACCAAGCAGGTCACCGTCAACGGCACGGCGCGCGGCCTGTACTGGCCCGCCGGCCAGTCGGCCTCGGCCTTCGCCACGCAGGTGACGAACGATACCCGCGCGGCCATCGAGGCCAGCCCCGGCTACAACCCCGCGCTCTGGAACGCGGCGCGCACCCAGTACGCCGGCGTCAACATCAACAGCGAAGCCGCGCTGAACAACACCGGCGGCATCGTCAACGGCGCGGCACAGAACGTCCTCTTCGTGCCGGGTATCACCTGGGTCAACCAGGCCCGCACGATCCAGCGGATCTCCAATGGCTCGCTGGTCGACTGGTTCCAGCCCTTGGGCAACCAGCAGTATCTCACGGCGTGGGGCACGGCCACGAATCCGGCGGCGAATCCCGCGACCTATCCCACCAAGGCCAACATCTGGGCCAACCCGACCTGGGCCGACATCCACAACCGCTACTTCACGGGCTCGACCGGCACCAGCGCGTTGTACACCAAGCCGCTTGTCGGCGGCTACAAGTATCCGGGTGTCACTGACAAGTCGATCTACGACTGGGAAAACATCAATCTGCTGCAGATGAATTATGCGGAGCAGAAGAATGCGACGTATAACGTCGAAATCGAGCAGGAGATCACCGACGACCTGTTCCTCAACCTCGGCTGGTTCCGCCAGGATTTCGAGGCGATGTCGCACTACCCGGTGTCGCAGTTGAATGTGGCGACGCTGTTCGTCGACACCAACGCGCGGCTGCCGAACGGCTCGCCGAATCCCTACGTCGGCCAGGTGTACCTTGAGGATATCGATCCGGACCGGTTCCGCGATGCCGAGGAGGATGACCACTACCGCGCGATGCTGGCCTACACGCCTGATTTCCGGCAGAAAGACGGCTGGCTGAAGTGGCTCGGTCATCATCAACTGCTCGGCCTCTGGTCCAAGCAGGACACCACCACGAGCAAGATCCGCCAGCGGCTGCACTACGTCGCGGCGGGCAACGAGGCGGGCAAATTCCGCTGGCTGCGCAACTCGAACAACGACGCCAGCGGCAATCCGACCGGCTGGAACCGCCAGACGACCTCCTACCGGCATATGTACTACCTGTCGAACCCCGGCGATCCGGCCGGCGCAGTGACGACCTCTTCCGGTCAGTGGGATCACACCACGTACACGGGCGGCATCCAGGTGTACGACTATGCCACCAGTGCGTTCACGAGCATCCCGATGACCGCCGAGTACATCGACTTCGATGCGACGACGGGTGCCAACCAGCGCGAACTCGAGTCGCTGAGCGCCGGCATGACCAACTACCTGTGGAATGACCGACTGATCACGACGTTCGGCGTTCGTCGCGACGACTATCGCGCCCGCACTACGACGACTGGTACCATCAAGAATCCCGACGGCAGTGTGACGCCGGCCCTGACCAACCAGCAGAAGTGGATCAACGGTATTCATCAGACCGATCTCGTGCTCCACCGGTTCGGACCGTGGGACGAGCTCTCGGGCAACACCACGACGAAGGGCGCCGTGCTCAAGCCGTTCAAGAACTGGCACTCCATCGAGAGCCGCGCGAACTCGGGTTCGCAGTTCTGGCAGTTCGTCCGCGATTTCGGCATCAGCTACAACGAGTCCGACAACTTCAACCCGCCGCCATCGGCGCAGGTCGACGCGTTTGGCAATCCGCTGCCGAAGCCGACCGGCGAAGGCCGGGACATCGGCTTCCAGTTCTCGATGCTCGACAACAAGCTGTTCGCCCGCGTGACCTGGTTCGAGGCGACCAACCAGAACGAGCGGTTCAGCCCTGGTTCGTCGATCAGCCGTTTGACCGGCAATGTCGACACCACGCTGTTCCGCAACTGGGCCCGGACAATCTCCATGATCAACATGGGCATGGATCCGCGACTCGACGGTTTCGGCCAGAATCTCTCGACCCAGCAGGAAGAGCAGGTCAAGGCCGCCGCGGAGAAAATCTGGCAGCTGCCGTACGACTACTACAGCAACGTCGGCAACATCTACGCCACCGGCAATCGCGAAGCCAAGGGTGTCGAGATGGTCGTGAACTACAATCCGGTGCCGAACTGGACGATCAAGCTGACCGGCGGCAAGCAGAACACGGTCAACTCCGACGTCTTGAAGGAGTTTGATGCCTGGTATGCGGTGCGCGCGCCGATCTGGCAGGCCGCCAAGGCTTCGACCTACCTGCTGCCGCAGTATCAGAACCTCGCCAGCTACACCAATGCGGGTGGCCGCGAGGTGGACCTGACGAACTTCCTGACCAGCTACGGCTTTGAATCGGCGGTCCGGTTGGACGATCAGTTCGGCAACACGAACGTTCAAAACTACTACAACGTGAACGTGCAGCCGCAGTATGCGCTGGCCCGCGATCTCAACGGCCAGTCCGCCCCGAACCAGCGCAAGTATCGCGGCGCCCTGCTGACCAGCTACAGTTTCGACAACGACCGCTTCCGCGGCTGGTTCGTCGGCGGCAGCCAGCGCTGGGAGGACCGCTCGGTCATCGGCTACTACGGCAAGTCCAGCGGCGCCAACGCCACGCCGGGCTACCTCGATCTGTCGGACATCAGCCGTCCGATCTACGACAGCGCCAACTGGTACACCGACGTGTGGGTCGGCTATCAGCGCAAGATCATGAACGGCAAGGTGGGCATGAAGCTCCAGCTGAATGTCTATGACATCTTCGAGAGCGGCGGGCTGCAGGTGACGCAGGTCAACTATGACGGTTCGCCCTATGCGTTCCGCATCAAGGATCCGCGCCAGTTCGTGCTGACCGCGACGTTCGACTTCTAGTTCGTGCTCTGCAGCAGTTCGATCGTTACTGCTGCGCTTAGTTAATCCAAAAAACCGAGAGCTCTCCCCGTGTCTGGGGGAGAGCTCTTGTTTTTTGCGCGTCTGACCAACGGCGGGCGCGAACGACGCCAAGTGTCTCGATCCAACCACCGTGCTGCAGGTAGGGCGAGGCGTCCTCGCCAACGTGTGCGCCGTCGCCTTGGCGAAGGCGGAGCCGCGGCTGACCGGGGACGGTTCGCCCTACCGCGGATGCGACGACACGGGTCGTTAACTTCGACCGTTCGCTCATGCCCCCTTTTTCTGCCGCGGGGCGCGGGCCTACCGCCCGTAGGTTTGCAGAAGCAGCGATGCGCTCCCGACGCCAGTCTTGAGTCTCGGAGATTGCGACGTCAGCGCTTGCGTCCAAGCCTCTGCGCGTATGCCTGACGCCCGCTCCTCTGCTCCGCCGCTGCCCGCCCGGCGCGGGGGCGCGCGTCGCTGGCTGGGGTTCGGCGCGGCGCTGCTGGCGCTGGTGGCGTTCGTCTATGCGCCGACGTTGTCCGCGCCGTTTCACTTGGACGACGCGGAGTCGATCGTGGGCAATGCGACGCTCCGCGATTTCTGGTCGTTCGCGTGGGCGAAGCCGCCGGCCACCGGCGGCGAGACGGTGAGCGGCCGGCCGGTGCTCAACTTCACGTTTGCGCTCAACCAAGCCTGGGGCGGACTCGACGTGCGTGGTTATCATGTCGTCAACGTCCTGATCCACGCGCTCGCCGCGCTCGTGCTGTTTGGCGTGGTGCGGCGAGGCCTCGCCTTGGCCCGCGGCCGCGCCGCGAAGAGCGCGGTCGCTCCTGTCTCCGCGACGACGCTGGCCGGCGAATGTTCGTACTACGAACATTGGCGGGAGAGTGGGATCGCGTTTTTCGTGGCGGCGCTGTGGGCGGTACATCCGCTGCAAACGAGCGCGGTAAGCTATGTCGCACAACGCGCCGAGTCGCTGGCGGGGCTGTTTTATTTGCTGGTGCTGTATGGGTTCATCCGCGGCGCGGAAGCGGCTGGCTCCGGCGGTGGTGCCGTGGTTCAGGTTCACAGGCGCGATGCCCGTGCCCCGGCAACGGGTGCACGATGGTTCACGTTCTCGGTTGCAGCCTGTCTGCTCGGCGTGGGCACGAAAGAGACGATCGTCACGGCGCCGCTCGTGGTGCTGCTCGCGGATCGCGCATTCGTGACCGGCGGCTTTGCTGCGGCGTGGCGCGCGCGCCGGCGGTATTACCTCGCGCTTGCTGCCACTTGGCTCGTGCTCGGCGCGTTGGTGGTGGCAAATCGCGGCCGTGGCGGTTCGGCGGGATTCGGTGCGAGCATCACCTCATGGGAATATCTGGTGACGCAGGCCGGGGCGGTCGGGCACTACTTGCAATTGGTGTTTTGGCCGACGGGGCAGGTATTCGACTACGGCGTGGCGCTCGCGCCGCTGGCGGCGGTGTGGCCGCAAGCGCTGCTCCTGCTCGGGCTCGCGGGCGTGGGGTTCTGGCTGCTCGCGCGCAACCAGGCGGGTGGTTTTCTGATCGCGAGCTTTTTCCTTCTCTTGGCGCCGAGCTCGAGTCTCGTGCCGATCGCCACGCAGACTGTGGCCGAGCATCGGATGTATTTGGCGTCGGCGGTGGTGATCGCGGCGGTCGCGTTCGGATGCTGGCGCGCGATGCAGCGGCTGGCCTCGTCGCGGACTGGCGCTTGGGTCACGAGTGCCGCTCTGGGAGCGGCGGTCCTGGCGCTGGGAGTGGCGGCCCATGGGCGCAACCAGCTCTATCGCTCGGAGCTCGCGCTCTGGCAGGACACGGTGGCGAAACGGCCGGACAATCCCCGCGCTCATCACAACTTCGGACTGGCGCTCGCCGCCGCCGGGCGGAGCGACGAAGCGATGGCCGAGTTTCGTCGCGCGATCGCGCTGCAGCCGAACCATGTTTTTGCGCATACCCAGCTCGCATTGGCGTTGCTCGATCGCGGCGAACCGGAGGCGGCGAGCGCGCATTTCCGCGCCGCGTTGGCGGCTGATCCGAGCTATGCCGCGGCGCGGGTGAATCTCGGCCGCGCGCTGGCGCGGCTCGGTCGCACCGACGAGGCCGCGACGGAATACGAGGCGGTGCTCCGCGCTGAGCCGGGGGCCGTCGATGCGGGCACCAATCTCGCTGCGCTACTGCTGGCACGCGGTGAGACCGAGCGCGCGGCCGCGCTGCTCGCCGCGGCAACCGCCGCGGCCCCCGCGCTGGCGGAACCACATTACCACTACGGGCTCGCGCTCGAGCAGTTGGGTCGGATCGCTGAGGCCGAAAGCGCGTTGCGTCAGGCCACCGAGCTGAAGCCGGACTGGGCCGAGCCGTGGCTGGCCCTGGGGAACGTGCTCGCGCGGCGCGGCGAGGCGGAGCCGGCGGAGCGCGCCTATCGTTCCGCGCTCCACCTCGCACCGCGAACCGCGGCGGCGCACTATGGCTTGGGCAACCTGCTCGCGCAGCGGCGCAATTTTCGCGCAGCGATGGAAGAGTTCCAGGCGGTGCTGGCAATCGATCCCGCCCATGTGCCGGCGCGCAACAATCTCGGCAACTGCCAGCTCGTGACCGGTCAGCTGCGCGAAGCCGTCGCGACGTACGAGGAAGTGTTGCGGGCGCGACCGAACGATGCCGCCGTCGAGCGGAACCTCGCCCTCGCGCGGGAACTGCTGCGCAGCGGCGGGCACGGGCCCTAGACCCGGACATCTCTCGCGCGGTTCTCTGACGCCGTGGGAGCGCTTTACGCCGCGATGGAATGTCGCGCGGGCGCGGATCGCGGCATAAAGCCGCGCCTACAGCAGGATCCAGGAGGCCGGGCGCGAGTAGGTGAAATATCCCAGCGATGTGGTTGCGCCCAGCTTGCCGCGCTGGAAGGTGCGTCCGCGACCTGGGCGGACGCACTGGACTCGATCCAGGGCGTAGCAAGACTGCGCCCCTGCGAATAGAGACGGAACCTGTCCTGCACGCGACACGCGTTCGCACGGCTCAGGCCGGCATCGTGCGTTCCTCCGGTCGGACACTGTATTCGCGCACTGGTGTGACCCCCGGTGGCAGCGGCCGGATGAACCGGTCAACGAGTTTTTTCCGCCATGTCGTGGGCGAGAAGTGATGTACGTGGCGGCAATCGCGACAGAGATGACTGGCGCTGGCGTAGCCGCAGTGTCGCGCTACATCCTCGAGCGTGAGGCTCGTGCGGCCCATGAGTTCCTTCGCCTTGTCCAGCCGCAGCCGGCAGAACACCGATTTCGGACCCGAGCGGCGCGATTGCCAGAACAGCCGGCGCAGGTGGCTAGGGGAAACGTGAATCGCATCCGCGACCTGTTTCACGGTCGGATTATGCATCAGGTGCTCGAGATACCAGGCGACGGCGCGCTCGGTCTTAAAGTGAGCGAGATCGGTGAGCGCCAGCGTTGGCGTGGCCATCGGGGAATCTTTGAGCAGCAGCAGCGCGAGGTCGATCAGCCGCCGTTGAAACACCAGCTGGCTGAGCGTGTTGGGCTGGCGGAACGCCGGCTCGAGATCGTTTGCGATCGCCGCCACGCGCTTGATCTCCACATCGGGGAGATCCTTGGCGAGCCAGCCGCCGTTCTGGCGGGCGATTTCGTCAAGCGGATAAGGCACACTGCTGAAATGGAGCGCGAGCCGCGTGTAGCTTTCGTCGTGGTAGTTGGCCCAGGCATGGGAACACTCCGGGGCGAAAACCCAGAGCCTGCGCTCGTGAAACGTCGCGCGCTCCCAGTCAGAAAACCGCAAGCCGCAGCGGCCGGCAACGACTGCGTAAAATTCCCAATTCGTGCGGGTGTTGCAGTGCATGCTGCTCTTCCAACGAATCGGACCCTGGGCGAAGTAGCGCAGCATGAGCGTCAGCGGTTCGGGCCCACACCCGTAGCCCGACGCCCCCGGCGCGCAAGGGGCGTGCAATTGAACAGTCCGACTGACGCGGTTCCGTCGGCACAAAGAACGGGCCGGCACACGGTGTGCCGGCCCGGGAGGGTTCTGGCGCAGATCGACGGGCGCCTGCGCCGCGCTGAAGGTAATCCGAGAATTTTCTGGGCGGCCCAGCGCCCTCGTAGGGCCGGCGCTCGCCGCCGGCCGAGAACGCGTTTGCGCTGGATGGGGGTTTGCGGCTGCCGGCGAGCGGCAGCCCTACGACCCAAACGGTGCGGTTTTTGCGACCGGTTCTAGAACGTGTAGGTGAACGACCCCTTGATGTTGCGCGGATCGCCGACGACCGCGGACGTGCGGCTGCCCGCGGCTAGGATGTAATCCTTGTCGAACGCGTTCGCGACCATGAACCGGACGCTCCAATTCGGGCGTTTGTAGCTGAACCCGATGTTCA is part of the Opitutus terrae PB90-1 genome and harbors:
- a CDS encoding TonB-dependent receptor plug domain-containing protein, which gives rise to MTTKVPPPNSGVRCLLASMLTLSLTSLGFAQQTPPPPATAAQPGDDDVIVLSPFEVDASKDKGYYAENTLAGSRMNTNIADLGASISVITKQQIEDTASVDINDVFRYEINTEGSSTYTPAQQSMRSDGVIDVNAGVTPGNNGIASTNATANRIRGLGTPSTAINFYPSISAVPMDAYNIDSLEINRGPNSMLFGMGSPAGIVNLNYARAVLNRDFARVQLRFDDRESYRASLSFNQVLWKDKLAVHGALLYDDRQFERKPSYDITRRQYATLTFKPLAKTTIRASVEGYSNDSRRPNSLTPRDFVTEWKNAGSPIYDSVTKQVTVNGTARGLYWPAGQSASAFATQVTNDTRAAIEASPGYNPALWNAARTQYAGVNINSEAALNNTGGIVNGAAQNVLFVPGITWVNQARTIQRISNGSLVDWFQPLGNQQYLTAWGTATNPAANPATYPTKANIWANPTWADIHNRYFTGSTGTSALYTKPLVGGYKYPGVTDKSIYDWENINLLQMNYAEQKNATYNVEIEQEITDDLFLNLGWFRQDFEAMSHYPVSQLNVATLFVDTNARLPNGSPNPYVGQVYLEDIDPDRFRDAEEDDHYRAMLAYTPDFRQKDGWLKWLGHHQLLGLWSKQDTTTSKIRQRLHYVAAGNEAGKFRWLRNSNNDASGNPTGWNRQTTSYRHMYYLSNPGDPAGAVTTSSGQWDHTTYTGGIQVYDYATSAFTSIPMTAEYIDFDATTGANQRELESLSAGMTNYLWNDRLITTFGVRRDDYRARTTTTGTIKNPDGSVTPALTNQQKWINGIHQTDLVLHRFGPWDELSGNTTTKGAVLKPFKNWHSIESRANSGSQFWQFVRDFGISYNESDNFNPPPSAQVDAFGNPLPKPTGEGRDIGFQFSMLDNKLFARVTWFEATNQNERFSPGSSISRLTGNVDTTLFRNWARTISMINMGMDPRLDGFGQNLSTQQEEQVKAAAEKIWQLPYDYYSNVGNIYATGNREAKGVEMVVNYNPVPNWTIKLTGGKQNTVNSDVLKEFDAWYAVRAPIWQAAKASTYLLPQYQNLASYTNAGGREVDLTNFLTSYGFESAVRLDDQFGNTNVQNYYNVNVQPQYALARDLNGQSAPNQRKYRGALLTSYSFDNDRFRGWFVGGSQRWEDRSVIGYYGKSSGANATPGYLDLSDISRPIYDSANWYTDVWVGYQRKIMNGKVGMKLQLNVYDIFESGGLQVTQVNYDGSPYAFRIKDPRQFVLTATFDF
- a CDS encoding glycosyl hydrolase, giving the protein MHRRFLAAILLGAPALLESAAAAPETPAAPPPAAAQPLAWPEVHRETKPWSRWWWFGNIADEKSVTAQLEACAAAGLGGLEITPIYGVRGYEDRFVPFLSPRWMELLRHTLVESRRLGLGIDLATGTGWPFGGPWLQPEDVAHTLAHRVYEIKPGERLGEPVRLTATGLVRVAGPRPVKLEELREPITANANLQELALDQVRFPKPMRLVSLMAFPLALAGVAPTPLDLTSRVRADGSLDWTAPADAGTWTLYALFAGPHGKMVERAAPGGEGFALDHFSSTALRAYLARFDAAFAEGHLLSDLPSAAGADSAPRLRAFFNDSYEVDDADGEANWTPRFLEEFQKRRGYDLRAHLPELLATTENDFSARVRSDYRETISDLLLDEFTNPWREWAHQHGALIRNQAHNSPANILDLYAASDIPEQEGNGFLAMKLASSAAHVSGKPLASAETATWLNEHFLTTLAELKQNTDEFLLAGINHVCYHGTALSPLDAAWPGFNFYASVELNPLNPFWRDFTALNAYVARAQSFLQSGTPDEDVLLYYNIHDRWAERGNGRMPHFGHGGRDPSGSLAATAAALHEAGVGFDYVSDRQLQKITPDRAIVVPQTTFMPEATLARLVELAAQGATILFVDHLPRSAPGLAGLNASGRFEQLLQKIQTQLAPSDVLSAAKLDGGQFLLGPGIRELLDRCPGIARESLRPFGLEFVRRRTDAGALYFLVNRSNQPIDRWIPLQSPAAAAALFDPMTGNAGLAAIHSSGPTGSASIPPAHSDGARASRAPTEIYLQLAPGESCVVQLHATPVAGPAWHYWQRAGEPHLLTGDWSVTFTAGGPALPAAAQLHALTSWTDFAGEAGRAFSGTAVYTRRFARPSGDAPAWELDLGTVGDSARVTLNGRELGVLIQPPWRVVIPANEWRDENALEIDVTNLAANRIADLDRRGASWKIFYNANFPARFRENVGPDRQFTAARWLPRNSGLLGPVKLTPLQKSDPTL
- a CDS encoding purine-cytosine permease family protein, whose translation is MADVSTPTPPAAVNEYERERVPDSALKGPTSFWGMYAGEHTAGTEFMLGPLFIAWGATAIDVILGLLLGNILAVLTWRFLTAPIATDLRVTLYYKLEKICGRRLVSLYNVANGVLFCFLAGAMVTVSATAVGVPFPGVKMPAFTDMMPTGLAWCVLVVILGSLQTIVAVRGYSFVARVGHLAAPWMFLVFVACGLTTLPKLSSLDVSTIWTGVPIAGQTRIGFVGIVLFAWLCNAAMHLGMSDLSILRYARKPSSGWAASAGMFLGHYVAWICASLLFALELQQRGSSASNAPGPMVFAATGWAGLICVVIAGWTTANPTIYRAGLAFQGVLPKISRNTGTIIAGAIATIAGLFPAFAMKLLDFVGIYGTVLAPVGAIIVIDHYFAKRLGITRDWAEAARSSFNLAALLAWILPVAAFFYFYKVHHVFASYMTVPVWITCGLLYVVFSKTLLRQPRPISA